Proteins encoded within one genomic window of Jiangella mangrovi:
- a CDS encoding family 78 glycoside hydrolase catalytic domain, whose amino-acid sequence MLRHRSFVVPVLAALFLASIPQLPQPPAAATPDIAVADLTVEYAHEPLGIDEPHPLLSWVLESSERAQVQGAYRLQVASTADRLTRDRPDVWDSGWVSSSQSVNVAYAGPDLGSGGRYFWRVQVADGDGDRSGWSDTSWWEMGLLDESDWEAEWIGMPEGPDNPAGASWIWNPEGDPASSVPAGTRYFRRTVELPAQSVERAVMVLAADDTFVLYVNGTEAARSHSRVFGGRMAIEVDLADLLTPGSNTLAVLARNRYVGPAGLVAKLVVELTGGQRVEVLTDSSWPVSQQNEPGWNRPGFDDSGWSEALEVAAYGEGPWPNQVRLRPTHPPAPLLRQEFTVTKPVSRARLYVSGLGYGNYFLNGERIGDRHLDPAFTDYNRRVLYSTHDVTDQLRPGANAIGAELGRGHLGFVVPAGGADFVDDTKLLLQLEVEYTDGTTQTVASDGSWRVTEGPTVYDNIATGETYDARREQPGWATPAYEAANWSSAAVLSPPAPLVRAQSIPPVTATDVEPVRITEPNPGVHVFDMGRTTAGWARLSVSGAAGTEVRMLYGEELNDDGTVSNLGHYDPDRSDAAGQLDIYILDGQGTEVWEPSFSYTGFRYVQVEGLLEPPTTDTITGREVHNAVDSVGDFESSNEFYGRIHHAMRATILNNLHGMPTDSPTFERRGWSGDAHVALPTMLYNFDMAAFFKKWLDDFEDNQVDTAQNRSDDRARGLGRVTVVAPWPNDSRSTSISAAWTGVLPALVWSLYTDYGDRTVLTDHYEFLTRYMDFMESLLDDGIMSVEQYGDHASPFGSNPEEDRRLVGTAYFYKSLREMARIATVLGNTADAEHYTTVADHVRDRFNAVYFDEDDGYYDTFEGFEYKQTSNAVPIAFGLVPEAHQASVVQSLVDDIEARGWHLNTGILGTSVLLPVLSEHGHHDIAHRLAGQTTEPSWGHWIENGATTIPSRWPIRPGSNNHYMLGTVDEWFYSHVAGISPDPSGPGYERFVVRPYPGGVDEAKTTYESIRGEIETEWEHADGTFALEVTIPVNATATVHVPTSDAGSVTEGRRPADRADGVRFVEERDGCAVYEVGSGKYRFRSDL is encoded by the coding sequence ATGCTTCGACACCGATCATTCGTCGTACCGGTGCTGGCGGCGCTGTTCCTGGCGTCGATCCCGCAACTGCCGCAGCCGCCGGCAGCTGCGACCCCGGACATCGCCGTGGCCGACCTGACGGTGGAGTATGCGCACGAGCCGCTGGGAATCGATGAGCCGCATCCCCTCCTGAGCTGGGTGCTGGAGTCCTCGGAGCGAGCACAGGTGCAGGGCGCCTATCGGCTCCAGGTGGCGTCCACGGCGGATCGGCTGACCCGAGACCGGCCGGACGTCTGGGACTCCGGCTGGGTGTCGTCGTCGCAGTCGGTCAACGTCGCGTACGCAGGTCCGGATCTGGGGTCCGGCGGACGATATTTCTGGCGGGTCCAGGTGGCCGACGGCGACGGTGATCGGTCGGGGTGGAGCGACACGTCCTGGTGGGAGATGGGGCTGCTCGACGAGTCCGACTGGGAGGCCGAGTGGATCGGTATGCCCGAGGGGCCCGACAATCCGGCCGGGGCCTCCTGGATCTGGAACCCCGAGGGCGATCCGGCGAGCTCGGTGCCCGCCGGCACGCGCTACTTCCGCCGGACGGTGGAGTTGCCGGCGCAATCCGTGGAGCGGGCCGTGATGGTCCTCGCCGCGGATGACACGTTCGTGTTGTACGTCAACGGCACGGAAGCCGCCCGCTCGCACTCGAGGGTCTTCGGCGGTCGCATGGCCATCGAGGTCGACCTGGCCGACCTGCTGACCCCTGGGTCCAACACCCTGGCGGTGTTGGCCCGCAACCGGTACGTCGGCCCGGCGGGCCTGGTCGCCAAACTCGTCGTCGAGCTGACCGGCGGTCAGCGCGTCGAGGTCCTGACGGACTCGTCCTGGCCAGTGTCGCAGCAGAACGAGCCGGGCTGGAACCGGCCGGGTTTCGACGACTCCGGCTGGTCCGAGGCGCTCGAGGTCGCGGCCTACGGGGAGGGGCCATGGCCGAACCAGGTTCGGCTTCGGCCGACCCATCCGCCGGCACCGCTGCTTCGCCAGGAGTTCACCGTCACCAAGCCGGTCAGCCGTGCACGGCTCTACGTGAGCGGGCTCGGATACGGCAACTACTTCCTCAACGGTGAGCGGATCGGTGACCGTCACCTGGATCCGGCGTTCACCGACTACAACAGGCGGGTGCTGTACTCGACCCACGACGTGACCGACCAGCTCAGGCCGGGTGCCAACGCGATCGGCGCCGAGCTGGGCCGAGGTCACCTCGGGTTCGTCGTCCCGGCCGGGGGCGCGGATTTCGTCGACGACACCAAGCTGCTGCTGCAGCTGGAGGTCGAATACACCGACGGCACCACCCAGACGGTGGCCTCGGACGGAAGCTGGCGGGTGACCGAGGGGCCGACCGTCTACGACAACATCGCCACCGGCGAGACCTACGACGCCCGGCGCGAGCAGCCGGGTTGGGCGACGCCCGCCTACGAGGCGGCGAACTGGTCGAGCGCCGCGGTCCTCTCGCCGCCGGCGCCGCTGGTTCGGGCGCAGTCGATCCCCCCTGTGACGGCGACCGACGTCGAGCCGGTGCGCATCACGGAGCCGAATCCCGGTGTCCACGTGTTCGACATGGGCCGGACGACGGCCGGCTGGGCCAGGCTGTCGGTCTCCGGTGCGGCCGGCACCGAGGTCAGAATGCTGTACGGCGAGGAGCTGAACGACGACGGGACGGTGAGCAATCTCGGGCACTACGACCCCGACCGCAGCGACGCGGCCGGGCAGCTCGACATCTACATCCTCGACGGCCAGGGCACGGAGGTCTGGGAGCCCTCGTTCAGCTACACCGGTTTCCGGTACGTCCAGGTGGAGGGCCTGCTTGAGCCGCCGACCACCGACACCATCACGGGCCGCGAGGTCCACAACGCCGTCGACTCGGTCGGCGACTTCGAGTCGTCCAACGAGTTCTACGGCCGGATCCACCACGCGATGCGTGCCACCATCCTCAACAACCTGCACGGCATGCCGACTGACAGCCCGACCTTCGAGCGGCGCGGCTGGTCCGGTGACGCGCACGTGGCGCTGCCGACGATGCTCTACAACTTCGACATGGCCGCCTTCTTCAAGAAGTGGCTGGACGATTTCGAGGACAACCAGGTCGACACCGCACAGAACCGGAGTGACGACCGCGCGCGAGGGCTCGGGAGGGTGACCGTCGTCGCCCCATGGCCGAACGACTCCCGCTCCACCAGCATCTCCGCTGCTTGGACCGGAGTGCTTCCGGCCCTGGTCTGGTCGCTGTACACCGACTACGGCGACCGCACCGTGCTGACCGATCACTACGAGTTCCTCACCAGGTACATGGACTTCATGGAGTCCCTGCTCGACGACGGGATCATGAGCGTCGAGCAGTACGGGGACCACGCGTCACCGTTCGGATCCAACCCCGAGGAGGACAGGCGCCTGGTCGGCACCGCCTACTTCTACAAGTCGCTGCGCGAGATGGCACGCATCGCCACCGTTCTCGGCAACACCGCCGACGCCGAGCACTACACCACCGTGGCCGACCACGTGCGGGACCGTTTCAACGCCGTCTATTTCGACGAGGACGACGGCTACTACGACACCTTCGAGGGGTTCGAGTACAAGCAGACGTCGAATGCCGTGCCGATCGCCTTCGGCCTGGTCCCCGAGGCACATCAGGCGTCGGTGGTCCAGAGCCTGGTCGACGACATCGAGGCCCGCGGCTGGCATCTCAACACCGGAATCCTGGGCACCAGCGTCCTGCTGCCGGTGCTGTCCGAGCACGGCCACCATGACATCGCGCACCGTCTCGCCGGCCAGACCACGGAGCCCAGCTGGGGCCACTGGATCGAGAACGGAGCGACGACGATTCCGTCACGCTGGCCCATCAGGCCCGGCTCCAACAACCACTACATGCTGGGAACCGTCGACGAGTGGTTCTACAGCCACGTCGCCGGCATCTCCCCGGACCCGTCCGGGCCGGGTTACGAGAGGTTCGTCGTCCGCCCCTACCCCGGGGGCGTCGACGAGGCCAAGACGACGTACGAGTCGATCCGCGGCGAGATCGAAACCGAGTGGGAACACGCCGACGGCACCTTCGCGCTCGAGGTCACCATTCCTGTCAACGCGACGGCGACCGTCCACGTCCCCACCTCGGATGCCGGCAGCGTCACCGAAGGCAGGCGTCCAGCCGACCGTGCCGACGGCGTCCGGTTCGTCGAGGAGCGAGACGGATGCGCCGTCTACGAGGTCGGCTCGGGCAAGTACCGCTTCCGCTCGGACCTCTAG